The nucleotide sequence AAACGTGTAGTTCACGTACGCCCCATCCCAAATCATCTGAATGGGGGCGCCTTGACGAATTGCGCTGATCGCACGGCCGTCGAAGCAACTGGACATTGCGATCTCGCGGTTGAGAAGCAATTGAGGCGCTTCGCTGCCCGCACTCCACCATTTGCTGATGTGCGGCCTGATTTCGTCGAACTTCTTAAGGGCTCTATCGATCTTGTCGTCGGTCAGCGGCCAAATATCAGATCGCGGCATCCCATCGGCGAGCAACGCGAACACGATGTTGTTTTTTGCATTTGCTGGCAACTGAGTGAGGCCGCGGGGGCCAGGAAAGGCCTTGACGTTCCAGAAGTCGCTCCAGTTTTTTGGGCCATTGTTTCCAAACGCCCGCTTATCGTAGGCCAGCGTCATGGCAGATGCGATCACCGGGACTGAGCTTTTGAGACGAACTGATTGCTGTGTCCCCTTTATGGCTTCAGCGTCCCAAAGGCTATAATTGATCGGGAGAAACATGCCAGCTTCGTCCATCGATGGAAGGGTCGATGCCTGTATGAAGGCCGTATCCCAATCGACACGTCCGGCCTGGTTCATCGCCTTGACCTGAGGCTCGGCAACATCGGCAACGACGTCGACCACTTTGATCCCGGTTGCTTCGGTAAAGGGCTCATAGACATATCTTCGAATGCCTTTGGTAAACAGACCGCCCCACGAGAACGCGATGACTTGGCCACTACCGGCGAGCTTGTCCTGCGCAAAGGCAACCGTCGATCGCGCGAGTGCGGGAATAGCCATTGCGGCGGCGGCAGCACGAAGCATGCTCCGTCGGCTAAAGCCGGACGGTTGATGTTTGAATAAGTGGCTCATAGCTTCCCCTTCCTAGTTACGTTCTGGGAATGCGCTACGAGGGAACAGATCCGCCTTCGGGAGCGAACCTCTGCCTTCGGTCAAAGTAGGCTACGAGAGCGCTTGCTTGCCCACCCCCCGAAGCGAATGGGATGCCGGCGCGCACTTCGCAAATGAGCGCGGTATCGGGTTCTGGAAGGCGCGCAAAGCGCTGCATTTGCCGCGTCCTTGATGCCCACCTCATATCCGCCGCTCCATGCAAGCATATGCCAAAGTTCTATTGAGCATACGGAAGT is from Bradyrhizobium xenonodulans and encodes:
- a CDS encoding ABC transporter substrate-binding protein, with product MSHLFKHQPSGFSRRSMLRAAAAAMAIPALARSTVAFAQDKLAGSGQVIAFSWGGLFTKGIRRYVYEPFTEATGIKVVDVVADVAEPQVKAMNQAGRVDWDTAFIQASTLPSMDEAGMFLPINYSLWDAEAIKGTQQSVRLKSSVPVIASAMTLAYDKRAFGNNGPKNWSDFWNVKAFPGPRGLTQLPANAKNNIVFALLADGMPRSDIWPLTDDKIDRALKKFDEIRPHISKWWSAGSEAPQLLLNREIAMSSCFDGRAISAIRQGAPIQMIWDGAYVNYTFWTVLKGGPNSENAQKLIAFVNRAAVAADFTIGTGYPGPNINQLDHLPSDQVPLLSINPENSSKVLHEDSAWLAAKRPDGKTNLEHIGDRWLAWRVQ